ctgacacctgggaatttcagtctgggttATACCCTACTTTTGGGCGAAAgtaattttgaacattttttttacatgtccaccgcATGTGGAGGAAGGTTCCCTCcacttctttacacttccaacttATCTGATTCTGTTTTATAAATCTAAGCCAACCTAGATTTCAATAATGAAATAGGTCTGTAGTTTTTGGTCTTTGTTAAGTCACTATCTTGTTTGGGATCAAAGTAATGAAAGCATATTTCCATGAAACAGGAATTAGTCCAATCACCAAAATTCTATTCATGGTTTCCTTGAGTAGTTCTACAAGTGCATCCTGAAACTTTTTATAATAAATTGCAGTAAGTCCATCTGGCCTCGGTGCTTTTCCCATCTTCATTCTATTTATACCCTTTGCAGTTCCAATAATGATATGGGCGCATTCAGACATTGCCGATTTTCCTTGGATACTTGGGGTATGCTACAGTCACTTAAATAAGAGTCAATTTTTTCAAAGTCCTCCTTCTCACAACGGTATAGTAAAGTATAAAATTTTCAAATGCTTTCCTTATCTCTTTTGggctaaagtaaaggtaaagggacccctgaccattaggtccagtcgcaaacgactctggggttgtggccctcatctcgctctataggccgagggagccggcgtttgtccacagacagcttccaggtcatgtggccagcataactaagccgcttctggcgaaccagagcagcgcacggaaacaccatttaccttcccatcggagcggtacctatttatctacttgcacttgacgtgcttttgaaatgctaggttgggaggagcagggaccgaacaacaggaactcaccccgtcttggggattcaaactgccgaccttctgatcagcaagccctaggctctgtggtttaacccacagtgccacccgtgtccctctttTGGGCTAGTCAAATGCTTATCCTCCTCTACAATATTATTTGTTGTCTTATTCTTCCTATCTTTTTTTAAGTTGCCATGCTAGCAGTTTACCAGGTTTGTTACCAAATTCAAAAGTTTTCTGTTTCATTAATTTAATTTACATCTCAATCTCTTGATTAACTATCTTCGGAAATTGTGCTTGCAGGAGTTTAATTGCTTGACATATATCTTTATCCTTTGGTTTTGCAATTAACTCCTCCTCCTTATTCAATAtctcctgcttctccccaccccgctttttttgaaaaacattttgctgcattaAAAAACCTCTCATCACTGAGTTACTGGCACCCCACACTACGCTTAAATCTGTTTCTTTATTTAGGTTGAGGTAAATAAATTCTTGTAGGGAGCTCCCCCACTTTATTCTTGATCTCTTTTGCTGAATTTTTAACCTCCCCATTGTGTCATGTCTTTCAGACTGTATGCTTTCAAGAAGGGTGCTGTATGTCCATCCTCCAGCCCTCCACTACAAAGTGCCTGTCTATAGACAATCTATATCAggcgtggccaaacttggccctccagatgttttgggactacaactcctgtcatcccaggtcagggatgatgggaattgtagtcccaaaacatgcctgatctatatgaaTGATTACAGTAGTAAAGCCCAAGTTAGGGATACCTACCTGGGAACTGGGTTGCTTGGGTTCATCCACCCGCCATGGAGATTCACTTTTTGACCTGTACCGCTCATTTACAGTAACCACACTACCAGAAGGGCTAAATCTGCAAATGGAAATAGAGATAGTTGGGCAATATTTTGATACTTTGAACAAAGACATGGGAAGCATCAGAACTTCTGCTCGATAATATTAGTCAATAACATTAGGAGTGGGGCAACTGGGACTGAACAAAatgtgaaaagtgtgtgtgtgtgtgtgtgtgtgtgtgtgtgtatactaaCATTGATTTGGCAGCAATGACATCTTTTAAGGCAGCCCAGCAACTTAGAGATGGACTGAAGAGCAGCTTAGCTTCTTGGGGAAAGGAAATTTGTTAGGGTGAGAAAAGAGGATGAACAGTGTCAGAGGCCTATTCACGCATGCAGAAGTTCAGACAGTGGATCTTATAAGGCATATTTCTGTCCAAGCCAGAAATATTCCTCAAACTTCAATTTATGGAACATTATAGACTGGGGAGTGTGCTTGCCATCAAGTGATGGCTGGTTCCACCTAACAAGTGATACCCAGCTTCCCCAAGAGCCTTTGTAAGGAGCAGCTGCCAAAAGAACTTTAAGGGGGTTTCTGAACATTTGAGTTCATGTttgggggatgcgggtggtgctgtggtttaaaccacagagcctagggcttgctgatcagaaggttggaggttcgaatccctgcaacagggtgagatcccgttgttcggtccctgctcctgccaacctagcagttcgaaagcatgtcaaagtgcaagtaggtaaataggtaccactccggcgggaaggtaaacggtgtttctgtgcgctgctctggtttgccagaagcggcttagtcatgctggccacatgcatgactgtacgctggctccctcagccagtaaagcaagatgagtgccgcaaccccagagtcgtccatgactggacctaacagccaggggtccctttaccctttaccttggGGAAATGAGTTGTTAGgtattaacatagctgccaagttttcccttttctcgtgaggaagcctattcagcataagggaaaatcccttaaaaaaagggataacttggcagctatgggtattaATGCCAGTAGCCTGGGAGCTACTTTGGGATCCTGCTAGCTGACCTATTGCTAAActtaatatttgtttatttttgacaTATTTTGTTAATTGTTGACTTGTTAGTTTTATGTTGAAGAGACattagctttattatttattatggttATTGTGCTACTGCATTTTACAGcttattttttgtaaactgctttgagcacaTTTGTATTTGTAGAaaatgcagtatataaataaaatcactACAACTATGAGTAAGCTTTTCACAACTAGTTGATGTACTTTCTACCATTTATAAGCAGCAGCACTCCCATCTGTCAaagaaataagaataatttaACATGGCATTACCTTTGTTTTACATACTGCTATGCCTGATGCATGAGCCTGTGACCACCTCCTCAACAAGAAGAGCCATAAATGCTCTCTCAGTACTAATATTTCTTTTTCAAGTAGCAACATTATGCCAACAAAAAGGGTCAACTCAGTCACCCTGCTAAACCACAGTATAGAAACTTAATTATGGAAAATTCACCATGAGGTCTGAATAGACAAACCATGTTTTGAAGATCATGGCTTGGTGTGATGACCACATGGACATGTCATAGTTACAGCCATTGCTCTGCCTTCAGAGGTCATTGTACCTAGAGATGGGAGAACTgggaaaatgtaaaaaagaaagcaggCAAGCAGCTTGAATCTGTTCAGAATGGACTGGGATGATGGCTGAAATAAACCAAAGAGGTGTTGTGTTCTCAATGACTGATTCACAACTATGGAATTCCTCTCCCTTAGTGATCTATGCCAGCCTTGTGCAACCTTTTTGACTAGGATTAAGGGGGCCAAGGTTTCCAGCATATTTTATGTTTTGAAGCTGTTCAAGTGTGTTCTGGATGCAAGTGCTACAAAAATTACTGTTTTCATCTCTTGAGCCTTCAGGATGTGGCAGCCTTTATACAAGTTAAATGGTAAAGTGGAATTAGCCATTAGTTTAGATAAAATACAGTGAAAAGATAAATACCAgtgcttggggggggcaggcagataTGAGACTACTAGAAAACACAGTAAACTTGGTGTAGAAGGTATTAAACTCATACCACAGAAACCACTTCTGAGAAAGGGTTAGTGATCTTGTGTATGTTAGGGACTTTTCTATAAATTTCTAATATGAAGATATGCCCTTCACAGCTTCTGATCCCCCTCCCCTGTTACAAAAGCTGAGCAGACCTCTGCCTGGGGAAGATAAAGTCCCACTCTAGAACTTATGTGAAATAATAGAATATTGACTGTCCAGATCACGATTTATGCACTTTCTGCTGTTAATCCTCTACAAACTGCAACTTTCATATGTCCTTTTAATCATGCCCCATCTTCTATGACTTTTTTTTAGACAGcaagctctaaaccaggcatccccaaatttcggccctccagatgttttcgactacaatccccatcatccctgaccactggtcctgttagctagggatcatgggagttgtaggcgaaaacatctggagggccacagtttggggatgcctgctctaaacactgGGAATGATGGTGCTTGTAGATTTTGTACAATGCCCAGAACACTCTTGGAAGCAAATCAGTTTTTAACAACAGAAAGTCTCACCTGTCAATCTCTGTGCTGGTTGGCCTGGCCACTTTTGCTCCTGATGAGCCTAATGTGTAACTTTCCTGTCCCATTGATCCATGGCCTGTGGTATCAATCACCATGGCAGTGACCTCCTCAGCACTGCTCCCATCTTCTCCAGATGGCTGATTTTCTGTCCCCAGCCACTCCTCCAGGTTCTCCGTTTTGATTCGTACTGCTCCGAGAACTTTGACGTCATCGTCCCCCTGCCCACCATGGTCTGCCACTCCCGTCTCCACATACCACTGACCTGCCCTATTAATCCTCAGTATGGGCTCCCTGCTCTCCACATCTGAGCTCTGCTCAATTATCTGAGGGCTTGTAGACTCCTCAGGAGGACTAAGTTCCCGAATGTCCAGCACAGTGCTGACCTGGCCCATGCGGCTTCCTTTTGGGGTGCTGTGGTGTGGACTCACAGAGCGATTCAGAGATGGGGAAGCCCGGTGAGATTCTGGAGGCCGTTCTTGATGCTTGGCCCTTGTTTGGCTCAATTCTGCTTCAACGCCAGCTACATTAATTTTGAAATGAATGCCCTCCAAGATCTGTGTGCACTTGTCTATAACATGTTGCATCTGCAGGAAACTGGCTGCAGTCAGGTAGCTTATGATATCAGCCAACTGGAGGCATATCCGGCCCGTGTAGCAAAAAGAGAGGAGTTGCTCAAAAACAGTGGGATTTTTGATGACAGAGATGGAAACCGTACTCATCTCGTTGAGCGACATGTGGTCCCGGAAGTAAGGTGAACTGGCAGCCAGTACTACTTTGTGTGCCCTGAATGCTTGGCCCTGCACATTGACTATAATATCACATAGCCGGCCCTGCATGCGCAGCTGGTTGAGGTGGCTCAGGACAGAATTGCTGAAGTCAGGAATCTCCAGCTGAATGTTCCCACTTTTCTCCATGTCGGCTCCAGTTGCAGGTGGAGCAaccctaacaacaacaaaatggcacCACAAGAAGCATTAGAAAATATTTCTGTTTATGCCTGCTTCTCATACTACACAAGGAAGACAAGAGTGTCCATAAATAGTTCTCAGGCAATGAATTTGCACACACTTTCAGATATGATTGTGATTCACAAGAGGATAAAATATAAGTTCTTTTAAAGAATGCATTGCTCAGAATGAGTTGCTTAACACAACCATATTTAGAGGGGTTGAGAACAGAAGAAAAGCAGTCTAGGTTGGCCTCCATTGTACATAACATGACACAtagtctaagccaggggtcagcaacctttttcagccgtgggccaccatccctcaggccatgtggtgggccggactatattttggggggaataaatgaacaaattcctatgccccacaaataacccagagatgcattttaaataaaaggacacattctactcgtgtaaaaacaccaggcgggtcccacaaataaccttgagatgcattttaaataaaaggacacattctactcatgtaaaaacagctgattcccggactgtctgtgggctggattgagaaggcgactgggccgcatccggcccacgggccttaggttgcttacccctggtCTAAACTTTCTCCCTCGGGTATTCATCTTAATAATAACTACCATAAAGAACAGCATCAGTTAACAATAAGAGAAGAAATAAGTGTTTTGAAGCCTTCTGAAAGTTGTAGTAATAAATGTTTGGGACCAATTTACAAAGTGCTCAAAGGGCAAATAATGAACTTATGCACTATTTTTAGAGATACCAACACAGCTTTGGACTTCTGCCATTCTTTCTGTTGCTAAAAACAGATTTCTGATTGGAAGGTCACAGAGACCACACAAAAGCAACTATGGCAGAATGATTAGGAAAACACATCTTAACTACACAGAGGAATCAGCATACCATGCTTTAGGACAGGCAtggtcaaatttggccctccagctgttttgggactacaattcccatcatccctgaccactggtgctgttagctaggggtgatgggagttgtagtcccaaaacagctggagggccaagtttggccatgtctgcTTTAGGAGCATCAATGATCTGAAATCACACCCTGTGTTACAGCTGGGGTTTTCCGTATCTACTTAACTGGATAGATCTGCTGCTGCCTATACTAATGAATGAAAACAGATGCTTCCTGAAACAGTATCCCAGAGAGCAGGTAGTGGGGTGGGTTTGGGGTTCACTTCCAAGTGATGCAAAGATTTATAGATCTGGAAGCAGCTTCTGCTAATAGAGCATTGTGGGTATGACAGCAAGCACTAGACGATGGGCTGTAACAACTAGGGGCTCATTCATTTGCTGCTTTTGACAGGGTATGCCATCTATCCTCCTGCTTTGTGATAACAGTACCCTACCACAATAGTATTGTGAATAAAAGTACTATTTTTTTCAGACTGGGAACTCATCTTAAATTTTCAGGAGACCCACTTTTAGTCTACGGTAtatgtttgtttttctccttttctgtatATGGAGAGTAGAGACAAAGATAGCCAGGCTGCTACACTGTCAACTGAAACGGAATATGGCAGATTTGGCTTATAAGAGCAGGGTTATGAAAAGAAAATCTGCATCCATTTAAATTCCTTCTTCTATGCAATGATTAAACACAGAAAACACACCTTTTGAGGTGGGAGAGGTTGTGAAGTCATTCATATTGTACAGGGGTGTCCACTCCAGTTGAAGACCAATGAATCTGGCTGACGTGGGATACTCAAAAGGTGGTTAATTCTGAACGATGCTGCCCAAACGTAAGGGGCAGATATTATTTTGGATCCCATATCTTCTATCTATAGTCTTTGTAACTGAGCCTTTAGACATTCATAATTTAAGGTGATAACAAATGCTTTAGCATTTCattctttggggttttttctcatttgctgtgtttttgtttaatcTATCACTTCGATCACACTCCTTGCAGGCAAGGAATTTCCTTGGGAGTTTCAGAGCATGCATTGGATAAAAAACAAGATTGGATAATACTAATCTAGAGAGTCCACCTTAGGTAAATGATTGGACACCACTGctccaaaatacatttaaatgggcACAAAATTCAACATTATTTGCATACTCCCTGCACAGACTATCCCTTTCTTGTATGAACTAAGAAATAAAGAAGGGAAGCAATAGAAAATATACCCCAAATAATTAGAATGGAATAAAGTATAGTTGTACcaagaaaacaacagcaatcTTTAATAGGATACAATAGCTAGGAGATACAATCGCAACACAGTAGCAATGACAGTTTTAATGACCGTGGTCCTCTGCTTCTGCGTTCATGCTTCACCCCTCCCGTTCCTTGTCACAAATGCCCTCACCCACACAAGAAGCGCAGCACCCTTTGCAGGACCTTTCAGCATGCCAAAGCCCTCAACACGcgaaaacattaaaaagcagctAGGTAAAGATGAGGGGCAATTAAAAACAATGAGTCGAGAGAGACCGAAATCAATGAATATTGACATTCCTTCCCTGGTTGGAGGCGGTGGaataagaattaaaaaagaaaagaaaaaaaaagatgggggggggggtcgcacgACCTTTTAGCCAGAAACAGTTCAAGGGAGGAGCAAACTGAGTTGCTAGGAGACAGGGGAGGACTACGAATTGGGGTCCGGAAGGAAAGCCCCCCTCATTCCAGGAGCAGTTTAGGCCATCCCACGGGGGGCCCTTTTTAGGGTCCACCTGAGAGGCGTAGGGGGGCGTtggggggaagaaaagagaggctgcagctctccagacctCCTTCCCTTTCCCGAGGGGACCGAAATATACCGTCTACGTAcctccaggggtggggggtgggggtgggacgagCCCGAACACCCTTCCGGAAGCGAAACCCCCCCAGACAGGCAACGACCCGGAAGAACATCCCCCCTTCCCCGACGTTTATTCTGATTGACTAGCTTTCCTCCTGCCCCGGAGAAAACGGGCTTCTTGTCAGGTAGCCACGCCCAGAGGCGCGAGCCcgccatggggagggggggggtccgaGGGAGGTGTCTCGTGACCCCCAGCGCTACGGCTTC
The genomic region above belongs to Zootoca vivipara chromosome 7, rZooViv1.1, whole genome shotgun sequence and contains:
- the ZBTB37 gene encoding zinc finger and BTB domain-containing protein 37 isoform X2, yielding MEKSGNIQLEIPDFSNSVLSHLNQLRMQGRLCDIIVNVQGQAFRAHKVVLAASSPYFRDHMSLNEMSTVSISVIKNPTVFEQLLSFCYTGRICLQLADIISYLTAASFLQMQHVIDKCTQILEGIHFKINVAGVEAELSQTRAKHQERPPESHRASPSLNRSVSPHHSTPKGSRMGQVSTVLDIRELSPPEESTSPQIIEQSSDVESREPILRINRAGQWYVETGVADHGGQGDDDVKVLGAVRIKTENLEEWLGTENQPSGEDGSSAEEVTAMVIDTTGHGSMGQESYTLGSSGAKVARPTSTEIDRFSPSGSVVTVNERYRSKSESPWRVDEPKQPSSQVEESAIVGVSGYVEYLREQEVSERWFRYNPRLTCIYCAKSFNQKGSLDRHMRLHMGITPFVCRMCGKKYTRKDQLEYHIRKHTGNKPFHCHVCGKSFPFQAILNQHFRKNHPGCMPLEGPHSISPETTVTSRGQAEEESPLREEANMAGETAQGSVSTTGPD
- the ZBTB37 gene encoding zinc finger and BTB domain-containing protein 37 isoform X1; amino-acid sequence: MFFRVVACLGGFRFRKGVRARPTPTPHPWRVAPPATGADMEKSGNIQLEIPDFSNSVLSHLNQLRMQGRLCDIIVNVQGQAFRAHKVVLAASSPYFRDHMSLNEMSTVSISVIKNPTVFEQLLSFCYTGRICLQLADIISYLTAASFLQMQHVIDKCTQILEGIHFKINVAGVEAELSQTRAKHQERPPESHRASPSLNRSVSPHHSTPKGSRMGQVSTVLDIRELSPPEESTSPQIIEQSSDVESREPILRINRAGQWYVETGVADHGGQGDDDVKVLGAVRIKTENLEEWLGTENQPSGEDGSSAEEVTAMVIDTTGHGSMGQESYTLGSSGAKVARPTSTEIDRFSPSGSVVTVNERYRSKSESPWRVDEPKQPSSQVEESAIVGVSGYVEYLREQEVSERWFRYNPRLTCIYCAKSFNQKGSLDRHMRLHMGITPFVCRMCGKKYTRKDQLEYHIRKHTGNKPFHCHVCGKSFPFQAILNQHFRKNHPGCMPLEGPHSISPETTVTSRGQAEEESPLREEANMAGETAQGSVSTTGPD